The genomic DNA GTGAGATGTCGCTTAATTCCTGAGAGAGCacagaaagaatcaaactcatGCAACACAAATTCTCCTCTTCTGTCCGTCCTGAATGTCATTATTTTCCCTCCTGATCTTGTTCTACTACAACTTtgaatttcttaaattttccgAATgcatcactcttctctttcaacAGTATTGTCCACATGTACCTCGAGTAATCGTCTATGAGAACAAAGATGTATCTATCCCCAGCCGTTGTAGTTGGTGTGATGGGACCACATAAGTCACCATGAACGATTTCAAGTGCTTTTGTTGCTCGATACAAGGAGGCTTTAGGGAACACTCTTCTCGTTTGCTTGCCTAAGAGACATGACCCGcagatttctttttcaaactttataTGAGGTGTTCCAACAACAAGCTCCCTTTCCACCATTGACTTCAGTGTTTCATGATTTATGTGTCCTAGTCGTGCGTGCCACCTACTAGAATCACTCATCGTTGTTAAACTCAAGCATAATGTGTCATTTATCTTCATGCACACCTTGTATAGACGATTCCCTTATCTAGAGGCCTTGACAAGTAGTCTTCCATTACGATCATACATTATTAAGTGATCTCCTTTCATTCTAACATCACAACCTGCTTCAGTGGCTTGTCCCAGACTTATAATATTACTCTTCAAGCCACGAATGTAGTATACCTCAGTCATTGTTCTTGCTTCACCGTTCATATCAACAAGCTCGATAGATCCCTTTCCTTTCATATCTATGGTAGAATCATCACCAAACCTTACTTTTCTGGTGATAGTATTGTCCAAAGAGGAGAAATACCTACGATTTCCAGTCATGTGATTGCTAGCCCTATTATGGAGATACCAAGTATTGTCTTCGTCATTACTTGTTTCAAATTTGCTTGGCACCACCTTTTCTTCGTTTAAGAATACTACCTCGTGTACCATGATCTCGTCTGCTTCTTCCGTATCTTTATTGTTGTTATCTTGTGTTTCTTGCAAATTGAGCAAGCGATCAGGACACTTTGAGGCATAGTGGCCAAATTTGTCACATCGGAAACAAGAGATTTCGGACAAGTCTCTTGTTTCATTGAATCTTCCACGGCCTCTTCCTCTGAACCTTCCTCCACGACCTCTGCCTCGGTATCTTCCATAGTATCCTCCATTAAAGTCGCGATTTTCTGGTGGCACTTGAGACTCCGAATTTGAATACAACAGCTTGCTTTGATCTTCttgtgtctcttcttcttcggtgaTGCGTTCTTCGTATGTTTTTAAACGTCCCACAATGTCttcaaaacttgttttgttGAGATCCAACACTTGTTCAAGCGATGCCACAATGTGGATATACCTTTTCCGAGGAAGActtttaagaaatttcttaacaaGCTTGGATTCTTCAATGTCTTCTCCTAGAGCAGCTGACTTTGATGAGATCTCTGATAGCTTCCCAACAAAGTCATCAATGGTCTTTGTATCCTTTATCTTCAAATCGGTCAAATTCTGCCATCAACGTCTGTAGTCTAGCTTCTTTGACTCGATCTGCTCCAACATGTCTAGTCTTAATATCTTCCCAGACTTTCTTTGCATTATCTAACTCGCCAACTTAAAGGATAAGAGATTCAGGAATCGATTGAAACAACAAAGCCATAGCCATGTCATTGAGATCAGTATCATCATCTTCTGTTTCTATGACATCCCACACCTTATTTACTCTAAGAAGAATCCTCATCCGCATAGCCCAAACGGTGTAGTTGTTAGAGGTTAACATAGGTCACTTGATTGACGAAGGTCCACCCCCTTCTTTCTTCGAACTTGCGGTAATCTCAATATCTTCATTCTTTGCCATCATTTCttcttgctctgataccaaatattgttttagcaagaaagattaagaacaaaagatgtttaagaataactctcttattagctcaaagaaaaataactcaaaaactttaAGCTCTCTTACAATCTCTCAAGCTTAATCTTTCAAAGCTCTCAACTCATAAGTTATGCTACATCTTAgcatctccttatatatagaACTTCctaaatatatttcctaatcCTAAATGGAAAACTTCTTATTCTTTAGCTTCTtattatatttagatatctcctaaatataattTCCAATTTCCATTTCTCTTTGCTTAGCTTAATCTCCAAGCTTACTTCAAGCATATTCCAACAATCGTAATAATGTACCTATTTTAACCAGAAAAATAACAGCTAAATTACGTTATTCAAAAAGTAAATTCTTACATACATAATAAAACAGAATATATATAGGGGAAATTCAAAATCCCATGTAAccttaaatattcaaaatatcgACAGAcaatgttaacaaaaataaatgtttgcTAAGAATTTTGCCTCGAAGGAGTTGTTTTCACATTTTTGCCCCagccaaaaattataaaagattcGTCTTTATAAAAGTTGCAGATTTGACATACCCTGTcccttatttgtttttgtttatatctttcttttatgcGTAACGACTAACGACCAATCAGAATTCTATTTGTCTCGTCATAtcacaaaaactatataacgTGTGTATCTAATTTACCTAAAAAGGTActctatatatgatttatttccttttttattcatatatagaGTGGTCAGCGTTCACTCTATATAACTAAACAACCAAATTCAATGTAATAAATTCAACTCAATTTACAGTAACTAAATTTATAGGACGGACCGGCATGCTTTTATAACATGCCCAAATCTACTAAACATCTTATAAGAGAATAGATCTTAGACATATATCAAGATGGAAACCCCTAatctattatttgattttggtcaCATGGTTAATTTATCAATTAGTCAAACAAACTAATCACTATTACTACTAGTCGATCGATTACTAAAtctgaaaaagaacaaaaaaaataaaaagcgtTTAATAAGGGAAGATATTGACTGAAACACTTTCAAAGTGTGTGGTcgaacataaaataattataataagagTTACAgaatttatagttatatattaCAAAGATTGTGACACATGAATTATTAAAGGCTGGTGATATTTTTGATCCAGTGAGAAGCAGGCACATAAGCTGATAAGCATTaggaaagaacaaaatatgACAAGATTTGAGAAATTGTGGTCTAATCGTATATACAATTGAGAGATCTTAAAAGTAGACAAAGTATCTATAAAGAAACTTTTTATGGTCGAAGCATCTTCACTGGTTGCTGAGAGGTCTTCACAGTGATGTCATGTATGTTTCTCAATAAAAGTGATCGTAAAAACTATAATGCCCATATATACGTATTCCTAGAGCAAAACTAATATTGTATGacaattttgtttgcttttggtCCAAGTATCTACAAAAAACCGACTTATGTGTGTAAACAGATATTGGGCTTGAATGAGAGTTGATAAACAGTCTAGGCCATCAACGTAAACATTATCacatttatttacaaagttttagATCAAACTAATAGACATTAAGAAGTAATATTAAAGCCCATTATTATTTGACACAATCATATCAACTAAACACGAGGGTTGCGCTCGTTGCAGGACTTAACCCAACACCTTACGGCACGAGCTGACGacatattttcaataatatcacCGTTTAAATGATTGAATTTAGTATTTGGTTATAGTTTAGTTGATTGAGCTGGTGTAGCCATTTCTCTGCATTCAACGCTATGTGTAGACATTTTGGGGTAAGtcactttgtttttgtttttttttgttttattatattttggcTTGGTTGATTTGTTCAATtacagttttttcttttattattatatttttttatttaatattattattagaagTGGGTTGATTGAAACAGACGACACATGATTCTAGGATGAAGGAAGAAATGGAACAAGATCAGATGTGATTAGATTCTAAGACCTTCCCCATGGGCAGGTTTATAGGGGAGTTTTTACCATTTTggatcaaaaaaataaatcaaaacaaaagaaaaaatttaagagAGCCCCTTATATAGTATACCGATTTCTGATCTAAGAGACAATACGTGTCACTTATTTGTTggctaaaaaaaatatctactgATTAATTTTCTACTTCCTTTccatctctctgtctctctcgaTCGAAGTCGAATTGGCAATGGAAGAAGATGGAATCAAAGAAGATAGAATCAGAGGACAATCGGGTCGGAGGAGATGCGACGGAGATTGAATCGGCGGAGGCTAATCGGAGGGTTTTGAATCGAGGAGAATGTTGTCGAGATTGTTCAAAGCTGGTGAAAAGGTTTTGTTGAAGCTCCTTCTCCTGCTTCCATGGCTGTCCAAAAACTATGCTCTGTCTTGGgtatatctttctttctttcttcttctgtctctgtTTGATTTTCTCGGATTGCGGATAGGGTTATTGCAGTTTCTGCTGGTTTTGATTGAATTGGTGATATACATATATTGGTAGTCATTTAGAAAAATTTGGTTAAAACTGTTTTAGATTGGTTTCATTGGATTTTGAATAAACGTGGGAATAGCTCATTTGATTTGTGAATTCCACTAAATCTGGGCAATTGCAGATTTTGAATAAACTGGGTAGTCATTTAGAAAGATTTGGTTAAAACTGTTATGTTTTCAGGAGAAGACAACATCAAGACTGATGAACCCAAGCAAGAACAAGCTAAGCCTGCTGAAGCCACTGAGATAATTCACCTTAATATGAAGTGTATGAATTGTCTTTGTTGGATCAAAGCTCaatgttgttttggttgtttgttttttcagaaCTGATCAAAGGGCTTGGAAGTTGAATGAGATTGATTCGATGCCCTGATGGAAGaagataaatgaaacaaaaatctcttcttcttgctctgtcATGGTTATTCCTTATCAAAGAAACTCTGAGGCAAGGTAAAATCTTCTTCATGATTCAGAATGTCAATGTCCTCATCGTCTGATTTCTAAAACCCACAGAGGTAACAGATTAAAACCATTAGCACAACTCTAAACAAGGCCATGAAGTGAACCTACAGCTATGAGATACTATAATCAATCATAAGACAAGGGAGATTCTTTATGATTTTGAGGTTAGCATGATTGGAAATACTGCAGGGAAGAAGAGTATGATCGATGGTGAGCAACGTAATGGATCCATTCTGAAAAGCATTGGAAGAGTTGAGACCAAGAAAGACGAGTGTTTGGTCCATGAAGACGGAGAAAAGCAGAGACGCAATGAGAAGTTGTGCAGAGAAgttaagaaggaagaagaaacttgatgaaatattgaaaaagagaaagcttGTAGTAAAGGAGATAAAACTGAAGCTTGAGTCACGAATTGCTGAGACGGAGAAGACTTCGGCCATGATTGTCTTTTGCTCTTTTGCACTTTTGCATTTTGCATTTGGAGAAACAGCAATATCTTTTGATTAAGTTTCAATTTAAGTCTTTTTATTTGTCAGTCTATTAGGAAACAAAACAGCAATGTCTCACACATATAAAATctgaaatgcaataatttccCTTTCTTATTAAATCtgaaatgtttaaacatttatactaatcaaaatttttactcaaatgcaataaaaatttatactaaccaaaatttatccttttttccatttatgaattgcacttctattgtaatatgtattaatgtttttattatgttttgtatgtttaaaaattaattaaatgcaatattttctatttttataaaatcttaaatgtttacacatttataccacttctattttatttacaatttttaaatttcaaaaaacaatattttcaaaaataagagacccaaaattagaacctcccattggaggagaaaattttaactaagagatcatgaattcttatattcaaaacactacacaataaattcataaataaaatcaaacagtGTTTAACAACCCACGGATAATCTTGCCCTAAGTGACTTGCCACCAGTGAAGTTAAAGGAAGTGCAACAAGGTTtgcctttttaatatattgatgcAAGTCATTGATATATATGGGTGCTGATTTACTTATATGTTTTCAACAAGTGGGGTACCAAGACACAAGGCGGCTTCAAAGAGTTACAGATGATGCTCGGGACGTGCACTTGACTTTTGGTCCTCCATATATAGCCCAGGTGAACTTTGCTACTTCTTGTTATATATGCAATGCCGATACTCTTAATTAGCTTTAATTTGTACTCTTCAAGCGTGATGGAAAAGCTGCTTTAATGCCTTCATTTCCATTGATATGTGTGGTACGTAAGTTCTTCGTTTCTCTCTATAGTACGTTTGAGGCTTAGTTGTTTTGTCCATGTGTTTCTTCAGAATCATCTTAATGGGTGTTATATATTCCTTTTGCTTTTGGTGATTCTCTTCGGAGTTCTACAATACTTGTTAGGACCACTGGATTTGGTAGCTGAATCATAATACTTGGACTCCACAAATGATTTATTAGTCTTTGTCTGTTCCTAGCTTTATGTGATAATCTTCTTGGACTAGTCCGCCATTTTAATTGATCAATGTTCATTCAGAATTATAAATACACTATTAAGTTcatcactttttcttttcttacttttaGGATGTTTAGCTATATCAAAGAGGTAaactttctttcaaaaaaatccNaaaaaaaaaaaaaaaaaaaaaaaaaaaaaaaaaaagaggtaaaCTTTCCTTATACTTAAAATTAAGTATTAATAGTTATGACTTCTTGACAAGAATGGTTGAGGTAACAAATGATTTACAATTTTTCCAAATATATTACCGTAGTTTGGATAaacattgttttaatttttcagaaaataGTCTTACAAGAGCTGCAATTTGAAAGGCTCTGATTTGAGGGCAAAGATTATGTATTATGTAGATATCATATTTTGTTAGACATTTATCTTTGTGTAAAACCATTATGATATTTgattaaccaaaatttttaatggTTCGATTTTCTGTTTGTGATATTTTTAGTTAACTacagtttgtttttatttaaaaagtctAATACATATAAACCAACGTCTGCACACAAGGTCGGTTGGATAAGTGACTTCATAATATGTTCTTGCTTCTCGGAGACTTGATGTCCGACTCTAATCGACGTTAGACATAATAAAAATGGCGTTAACATTTAGTAAGATTGGGTTCTTCTAGTCTAGTTTTTATGGTCCATGCCTTTAAACAAATTGGATTCTCTATTTAATATCttcaattaataaatataaattggttttttttacttgttacTTTGTTAGTTTCTTTAGtggctaatatatatatactcgatGTTTATCTCACTTTTGGACGACCATGCATGAATGTTTTACATGTGTTACGTATCCATGTACTCGAAGGACGTCTTCATTCGAAgttataaacataataattgatttttacTTGTTAGGCTTTCTCTAGATATCGGTCCAACCTACCCAAATTGGTCAAAAAATCAATACCATGGTCAGAGAGGAAATATCTAAACGTtcaatagatatatatatatatatatatatcctacgTTGAATTAGCACTTTCATCTGCTAAAAAGTCTTAATGtaataaacaaatatgaaaattaagaaTACATATTCTCTTTCAAGTGTTACTTATCGTTTTGATTTCCTAAAGGTTTGATACGACGaacttttgttgtttatatagagagtacatatataataaaggaTACTTATGTAATTAGTATGAACAAAACCCTTATGTACAagcctatatatattgtaatatttataggACCTTACAGTTTAAACTTGATGAAAAAAGGACCTCAGACCCATATCAATTGACGTCCATTAGTATTGGCCTCGTTTAGGTCACTTTAGCTTGGAGACTATTCCTCTTGGAGTCTACTCCACTCAAAAACTTAGTTTTAAGACGATAATACTCTTTTcccctctttctttcttctatataaacacacCTCTCTCCGTcagtcagattttttttatgtattagggaaaaaaaaattattctcaaacaaaaaaataaattattatgacTCTCCCTCTCAAAGTTTTTTTCGAAGATGTTTGGAAAATGTTTGGTGGTTTGATCAGTTCTGCCGTGTTAATCATTTTGGTGTTTATCGTAGCTGCATCTGCCAATGGTGGCCATTGTTTCGTTTGTTGCTGGATTCATGTGCCACGATAAGATTTGTACGGGTTATGAGCACCTTTGCGAAATTGTGGATGAAGATTGAGGATGAGGGTGGTGGTGTGGAGGAAACGACGAGATAGATCTatcatggttttctttttttttttgtatttggtcTTTATCATCTGAGATTTGTTCTAAACCGCCGCCGTGAAGTTTGTCTTTTGCTTGTTTACACGACGAGAACTGAGTTCTCAACCGCCGCCGTCAATGATCTTAGGGTAACCGCCGCCGTCAATTAAAACACATTGTTTTCATTAGAAACACAgcgtttttgttgttttttgtttttttcttcttctaattttctaattcagtaaatgaagatatattttggatatatagtatttttatatgtgcttttcctataattaatttactagtggtctaCCACATGacaatttgtttcttttaagaaaatattaatatataatttccatgatttaatattgttttataaaatgattaagtttctttaatttttagtaCATATATTACAGTACAGCTGTTGTGTGGTCgaacataaaatcattaaaataagagttacagaatttatatttatatattacaaagaTTGTGATACATGAATTATTAAGGCTGGTGATATTTTTGGTCCAGTGAGAAGCAGGCACAAAAGCATTaggaaagaacaaaatatgACAAGATTTGAAAAAATTGTGGTCTAATCGTATATACAATTGAGAGATCTTAAAAGTAGACAAGTATCTATAAAGAAAGTTTTTATGGTCGAAGCATCTTCACTGGTTGCTGAGAGGTCTTCACAATGATGTCATGTATGTTTCTCAATAAAAGTGATCGTAAAAACTATAATGCCCATATACGTATTCCTAGACCAAAACTAATCTTGTATGACAATTTCGTTTGCTTTTAGTCCAAGTATCTACAAAAAACCTACTTATGTGTATAAACAGATATTGGGCTTGAATGAGAGTTGATGGCCATCAACGTAAACATTATCACATTTATTTACAAACTTTTAGATCAAACTGATAGACATCCCTACTAGTAATATTAAAGCCCAGTATTATTTGACACAATCatatcttattattttcaataatgtcaccgttttaattatttaatttagtttttgttcattgtttagTTGATTGAGCTGGTGTAGCCATTTCCATGGTCCTTGATAATAAAACCATTGCCGAAGCTAGGTTTCCGGTAAAGGCTAAGATGAACGCCAGGATCATGATGAGTCTCCGACGAGTTGTAGACGACGGAGCCGTTTATGATCTGAACGTTACTGTTCACGAAACGattttcaccattattgttATGGTTCTTTGACTTTGACTTtgactttgattttgattttgacttttCCTCCGCAGTTTTCTTGGCGTCGTTACTAAACAAATATGGTTCACGTGTCTTGCTCGCCGACCGTAGGATCTCCATCACAGCTCCTTTGTTTTCACCTGAAATAGTTATGACGCTTTGTGTGCCCATTATGACGTCATCATCAGACTCAGGAAATAACGTTTCGTTTGGTCCGTGTACGATGTCTGTTTTCTCCGATAATGTAAGTATGCTTTCCTGATGAGTGGTCTCGCGTTCCTGCCTAGGCTTAGGTGGTTCGTGATTTATGGAAGGTGACGACGTAAACAGACTCGGTTTAGCCTCTTGGACTTTCTCTGGCGACGGAGGACGTAATGGCGGGGACATCAGCTGAGGCGGCGGATGTGAAGGTTGAGCAGCCGGAGACATCATCGTGTTCTTGTTGTTCCTTGTTTGGTCCATGTACGAggattgttgttcttgttccttaGGTGGTTCATATTTTATAGACCTTGACAATAAACCCGGACTCGGTTTAGTCTCTCCGACTTCATTTGGTGGAGATCTCGGCGGTGGAGGAAGTGAAGGTGGAGCAGCCAGAGACAGTCTATCATCGTGTTGTTGTTCCTTTTTTGGTCCATGCACGAGGTTTGTATTGTCTGAAAATGTAAGTATTTTCTGACTAGCGGTCTCGCGTTCGTGCCTCCGCTTAGGTGATTCGTATTTTATAGACGGCCGTGGCGATAAAACTGGACTCGGTTTAGCCTCTCGGACTTCCTTTGGTGGAGATCTTGGTGGCGGAGGAGGTGAGGGTGAAGCAGTCGGAGACAATGGTGGTTCGAAGACGTAGTTGGGAGAGGATGGGTCGCGTGATGAGTATGCTGTGGGTCGAACGATGCTAGAGAGACGGTACCAGGAACGACCTGATCGACGGTTCgacattaattgatttttgtaaattatgctatttgatttgataaatgataaagatTAAAGCAATGGTGTTGGATTTAGGTATAGCTTAGGGTCGTTTTATATTTATAGGCGTCGTCGTGTTATGACATAATTACaaataaagacaaaataaaacaatgtgAACAGAAAGGTATCAGATGCAGCTTTGAAAACCACAATTCACGACTAGTATCATCAATTGTAGGCTTGTAGCTATATTGAAagcattttatttatttgtttgtatgTTGATATATAATTGGTAGATACATACTCTTTATTTGTTCATTGCAGTTCAACGAGGcttaatatttcttttcttgCTGTATTGGCTTTCCTGATTTGACAATATAAAACCGAATTTGGAGAAGTTTTGGAGTGAAAATAGTTGATGCCAAACTTAACAAGCAAAACACGAATTTTGGATTTCACAAATTCGACCACGAGAACTCCCAATCTCATTATTTTCGTTTAAAATAACATCTATCTAATTATAATCAGATTAAAAGCAAAATCAGTAGAAGTCATTTTAAacgaaaataatgaaaataatctTTTCAACATGAACCAAATGACTAGATTCCTTGTACAttaaaatcattacaaaaactCTGAAACAGTACCATGTGAAAGGAAGAGTATTACTGAACCACCATTATTCTAACATTCACTCTAATTTGCATGATTTTTACAATTCATCATTTACAAACCTCAAAAAGACAAAAGTTGCATATATAATTCAGTCAAGACTCATAATACCACATCCCCCAAAATATGGGATCTATGGCCATTTAGTGAACTCAAAGACCTTAAGAACGATATCAAAACCTGTAGGGATTTGCCAAATGAAAAGAAGAACGTTCACTGCATTCAACGCTATGTGTAGACTCCTCGCCGTCTCGTTCCCTTTTTGCATCGCCGGCACCAATGCCGCCGCGGCAGCCCATAGCACCGTTATTCCTGCCACCACCACCGACCCATCAACTCAAATTTCACGACTTTTATACACATACTAGACAAATATAAACGACACTACTGAAATGAaacaata from Camelina sativa cultivar DH55 chromosome 7, Cs, whole genome shotgun sequence includes the following:
- the LOC104704146 gene encoding pollen-specific leucine-rich repeat extensin-like protein 1, with amino-acid sequence MSNRRSGRSWYRLSSIVRPTAYSSRDPSSPNYVFEPPLSPTASPSPPPPPRSPPKEVREAKPSPVLSPRPSIKYESPKRRHERETASQKILTFSDNTNLVHGPKKEQQHDDRLSLAAPPSLPPPPRSPPNEVGETKPSPGLLSRSIKYEPPKEQEQQSSYMDQTRNNKNTMMSPAAQPSHPPPQLMSPPLRPPSPEKVQEAKPSLFTSSPSINHEPPKPRQERETTHQESILTLSEKTDIVHGPNETLFPESDDDVIMGTQSVITISGENKGAVMEILRSASKTREPYLFSNDAKKTAEEKSKSKSKSKSKSKNHNNNGENRFVNSNVQIINGSVVYNSSETHHDPGVHLSLYRKPSFGNGFIIKDHGNGYTSSIN